One genomic segment of Heptranchias perlo isolate sHepPer1 chromosome 3, sHepPer1.hap1, whole genome shotgun sequence includes these proteins:
- the zhx2a gene encoding zinc fingers and homeoboxes protein 2a, with amino-acid sequence MASKRKSTTPCMVRATDVMEQDPDLEMDGNLDDGSPHQLSDESWPADNAISDGDQVLEKTALDNQQTRKLEGGYECKYCTFESQDLNEFTEHVDTVHPNVILNPFYVCAVCNFTTKRYDTFTDHNGRHHPGENNFKLKLIKRNNQTILEQTIEDPTNGGNADKEENPPAGISISKTPIMKMIKNKTDNKRINVLPRVKDEYGTTHESKTEVNSSDLIHNANGGLVIPETVIKDGVPHVMPSIQPPPNINLIPKIMIPMHGSKYNAAMDVNKSLIGSFNKFPYPTQAELSWLTAVSKHPEEQIKMWFSTQRLKHGISWAPEEVEEARKMMFNGTIQTPTITVVPAQMPSSTKGTTQQVIQTGVPCQLVGQTGIVLTQVANGSTVSCSPITLTVAGSTNQAQSQKRGLPSSHVTSDSKRANVVQVCQLTSHGNSVMFSPGGTDVNTSRKKTKEQMAELKASFAVSQFPDDEEVFRLMQVTKLSRAEIKKWFSDNRYRTQKGHSSHASTETLASIPHESPLGGHPNRKSGWNTFSDFAPQKFKEKSTEQLKVLEESFQYSSFPTDEEKERLRAESKLTRREIDAWFSERRKLRDSLEGGILEASKLHLNQDLKQENIKLEGQEIADNIQIKTSHSGPNDASKPGTPPPNRGIQHIKTTSPIDKTHKKSQEQLHILKSAFARTQWPTVEQYDSLAVQSGLPRNDIVRWFGDNRYAIKNGNLKWLDQYQRANTEGHNGQNNLNGSGVNERRGSSKGHKTAGVWSGIAHSTHSRAGKTVLLQYYLRHRQLREEDLDELVSKSSMGYEQVRDWFAEKQTEDAMDTSESNSRDDQYSDEDDDEEWGEVEDISERDEYVVSEFTDNWAHTSQSGSTEYNELDSESMSAENSNI; translated from the coding sequence ATGGCTAGTAAACGGAAGTCAACAACTCCCTGTATGGTTCGTGCCACAGATGTCATGGAGCAGGACCCAGATTTGGAGATGGATGGAAATTTGGACGATGGGTCTCCTCATCAGTTATCTGATGAAAGCTGGCCAGCAGATAATGCAATAAGTGATGGTGATCAGGTTTTAGAGAAAACTGCCTTAGACAATCAACAGACCAGGAAGCTAGAAGGAGGTTATGAATGTAAATACTGCACCTTTGAATCACAGGATTTGAATGAGTTTACAGAACATGTTGATACTGTACATCCAAATGTTATCCTCAATCCATTTTATGTCTGTGCAGTTTGTAATTTTACAACAAAAAGGTATGACACCTTTACTGATCATAATGGTAGACATCATCCAGGAGAAAATAACTTTAAGTTGAAGTTGATAAAGCGCAATAATCAGACTATCCTTGAGCAAACTATTGAAGACCCCACTAATGGCGGGAATGCAGATAAAGAGGAAAATCCTCCTGCTGGAATCTCAATAAGTAAAACTCCAATCATGAAGATGATCAAAAATAAAACAGACAATAAAAGAATAAACGTATTGCCACGAGTGAAAGATGAATATGGTACTACACATGAAAGCAAGACGGAAGTGAATAGCAGTGACCTAATCCACAATGCCAATGGTGGATTGGTTATTCCAGAAACTGTGATCAAGGATGGAGTGCCTCATGTGATGCCATCTATACAGCCGCCACCAAACATCAATTTAATACCCAAAATCATGATTCCCATGCATGGCTCTAAATATAATGCTGCTATGGATGTTAATAAAAGCCTAATAGGTTCCTTTAACAAATTCCCCTATCCTACACAGGCAGAACTATCTTGGTTGACAGCTGTATCAAAGCATCCAGAAGAACAAATTAAAATGTGGTTCTCAACACAGCGTCTTAAACATGGTATCAGTTGGGCTCccgaggaagtggaggaggccagaaaaatgatgtttaatggcacCATACAGACGCCAACAATCACTGTTGTACCAGCACAAATGCCATCTTCTACCAAAGGCACTACACAGCAAGTTATCCAGACTGGAGTGCCATGCCAGTTAGTTGGTCAGACAGGTATTGTATTGACACAAGTTGCAAATGGATCAACGGTATCTTGTTCTCCCATTACTTTGACTGTAGCTGGCAGCACAAATCAAGCCCAATCTCAGAAACGGGGATTGCCGTCCTCACATGTAACTTCAGATTCAAAACGTGCAAACGTTGTCCAGGTTTGCCAGCTTACATCACatgggaattcagttatgttttCTCCAGGGGGCACAGATGTAAACACGAGTCGTAAGAAGACCAAGGAACAAATGGCAGAACTGAAAGCTAGCTTTGCTGTCAGCCAGTTTCCCGATGATGAAGAAGTATTCAGGCTGATGCAGGTCACTAAACTCTCCAGGGCAGAAATTAAGAAGTGGTTTAGTGATAACCGGTACAGAACACAAAAAGGCCATTCCAGTCATGCTTCTACTGAAACCTTAGCCTCTATACCCCACGAATCTCCTTTAGGAGGCCATCCCAATCGAAAATCTGGATGGAATACTTTCTCTGATTTTGCACCACAGAAATTTAAAGAGAAAAGTACAGAACAACTGAAAGTACTAGAGGAGAGTTTCCAGTATAGCTCCTTTCCAACAGATGAGGAAAAGGAAAGATTAAGGGCAGAATCGAAACTGACCAGAAGGGAGATTGATGCCTGGTTCTCTGAGCGGAGAAAACTGAGAGACTCGCTAGAAGGAGGGATTCTAGAAGCAAGCAAGCTACACCTCAATCAGGATTTGAAACAGGAAAATATAAAATTAGAAGGACAGGAAATAGCTGATAATATTCAAATAAAAACCTCCCATTCAGGCCCAAATGATGCATCCAAGCCTGgaacccctcccccaaacagaGGAATACAGCATATTAAAACTACCAGTCCAATTGACAAGACTCATAAGAAAAGCCAGGAACAGCTGCACATCCTGAAGAGTGCATTTGCACGCACACAGTGGCCCACAGTAGAGCAGTATGACAGTTTAGCAGTGCAGAGCGGGCTGCCAAGAAACGACATAGTACGTTGGTTTGGCGACAACAGATATGCAATTAAAAATGGCAATTTAAAATGGCTTGACCAGTACCAAAGAGCAAATACGGAAGGTCATAATGGTCAGAATAACCTCAATGGCAGTGGAGTAAATGAACGAAGAGGAAGTAGCAAAGGACATAAAACAGCTGGTGTTTGGAGTGGAATAGCGCATTCCACACATAGTCGAGCTGGTAAAACCGTCCTATTACAGTATTACTTACGGCACAGGCAGCTAAGAGAGGAAGACCTTGATGAGTTGGTTTCAAAATCCAGCATGGGCTATGAACAGGTCAGGGACTGGTTTGCAGAAAAGCAAACGGAAGATGCCATGGACACATCTGAGAGCAATAGCAGAGATGACCAATATAGCGATGAGGATGACGATGAAGAGTGGGGTGAGGTAGAGGAcatcagtgagagagatgaatATGTTGTCTCTGAATTCACAGACAACTGGGCGCACACATCACAAAGTGGCTCAACTGAGTATAATGAACTGGATTCTGAAAGCATGTCTGCTGAAAATTCCAACATATAG